From the Clostridium cagae genome, the window ATATAAATGATAATATGGATATTGTTTGCAATGGAATTTTATATATTATTATTATAGGAATTTTATATAAAAAGGATTTTAAAACAGCACAAATTATATGTAATAGTATTTATACGTTAATAGTAATATTATCAATAATAATCATAGGTATATTTTATCCATATATAGAATTATTAAATTTAGAAAAAGTATATTTACTAAAAACAATGTATTTTATAGTATTTATGTTAAATTACCTTTGTATGTATATATTATTTAAATATAAGAAATATATAATCAGATTTTATAGATGTATGGTTAAAGATAAAATATTTATATCTTTAACAATAGGTATAAATTTGTTTGTTTATTATAGAATAATAGTGCAAAATAAAATTATGGATTTTGATAATCCGTTATTAAAGAATATTATGATTATAAATTTATTTATATTTTTTATTATAACATCTATATATTTTAGTAGTATAAAAAAAGAAAGTGAACAAATAAATAAACTGAATATGGAATTAGAAAAGAAAAATAATGATTTAAGAAAAATTAAACATGATCAAGGAGCAGAAATTTCTTATCTATATGGATTGTATCTTATGAGCAAAGAAGAGAAACTTGGTGAAGCATTAGAAAATATAATAGACAACAATAATAAAGTTAAATCATCTATAGAAATAAATGGAAATGAAAATAGGTTTATTTCAAAAATATTAAAACCAATTATAGAAGAAGAAACATGTATTATTATAGAGGACAATGCAAATAGAACTTTGTTAGAGATTTCTGAGTCAGAGTTATATATAGTGTTAAGTAATATAATAAATTGTATAGATGGAAATAGAGGCTTTATAAGAATACAAACTTATAATATTTTAGATAAATTGATAATTAACATAGAGTGCAATGTAAAAGAATTATATAAAAAAAGAAAGTTTAGATTATTAAATAATGATATTAAAATAGATACTAAAAAATTAGATTTAGCTGAAGAATTATTAGAAAATCATAAAGGAACACTTTACGTAAGTAATATGTTTTATTCAAGTGAATTTGAAATAACGTTACCATTGGTTTAATGAAAATATTAATTGTATAAAAATATAATAGGTACTTATTTGTTATAATATATTACTTAAGAAAAGATATAATATTTTTGTTAAGTAATATAAAATAATATTGACAAATTTAAATTATGGAATTATAATTTGAAACATAAATTAAAAATTAATATTTGTTATATCTTATCAAGAGTGGTGGAGGGACTGGCCCGATGAAACCCGGCAACCAAATGATTAATTATCATTTATGGTGCTAAATCCTGCAACTTATGGAGTTGGTAGATGAGAGGGTAAATTTATTTAGTATATTAAGCGCTAGAGATTTATTCTCTGGCGCTTTATTTATTATCTATAAAATTATAACAAAGAAAATTTATGCATAATTTAATTTATAATTTAGTTTGCAAACAATCATCAATAAGCAAAAAGCAAAAAACATTTTAATTTAGCAATAAAATGTGCAAAGGGGGAAATCTAATGATTGAAGTTAGGAATTTAGAAAAAAAATTTGGGGAAATAAAAGTATTAAGCAATATTTCAATAAGCATAGAAGAAGGAGAGATTTATGGAATAATTGGACATAGTGGAGCAGGAAAATCTACATTACTTAGATGCATAAATGGTCTTGAATCATACAATAAAGGTTCTTTAAAAATAATGGGAAATAATGTTTCTGATTTAAAAGGCAAAGATTTAAGAAGTTTTAGAAAAAATTTGGGGATGATTTTTCAAAATTTTAATCTTATGCAAAGAAAAAATGTTTTTGATAATGTAGCTTTTCCATTAGAAACATGGGGGTATAATAAAAATTACATTCAAACTAAAGTTATGGAACTTCTTAAATTGGTGGGATTGGAAGAAAAAACAAAGGATAAGCCATCTAAACTAAGTGGAGGCCAAAAACAAAGAGTAGCTATTGCAAGAGCATTAGCACTAGAGCCTAAAATATTATTATGTGATGAAGCAACTTCAGCATTAGACCCTAAGACTACTAAAGATATACTATCGTTACTTTTAAAAATAAATCAGGAACTTGGTATAACAATAGTTATTGTTACTCATCAAATGGAAGTGGTAAAAGGAATCTGCGAAAGAGTTGCATTGCTTGAAGGTGGAAATGTAAAATCTCAAGGTAAATGTGAGGAATTATTTTTAAAGCCTAAATCATCTTTAAAGAAGTTTCTTGGAGAAGAAGATGAAAATATATTACTAACAACTGGAGTGAATATAAAAATGTTTTTCTCTAATGACTCTTCAGAGAATGCTGTTATAACAAAGATGGCAAGAGAACTTAATATAAATTTTTCTATAGTATCTGGAAAATTAGAAAAATTTAGAGATGTGATTCTAGGAGGACTCGTTATAAATATAAATGAGTGTGACAAAGATAAAGTAATTGAATACTTAGAGAATAAGAAAATTTTGCTGGAGGTGATCAAATAATGCAAGAAATTATAATAATAGCTTTAAAACAAACATTAATAATGGTCTTAACCTCTACAATATTTTCAGTTATATTAGGTTTTGTTCCAGCAATACTTCTTACTATTACTTCAGATGATGGCTTAAAACCAAATAAATTTATGTATTCCATTTTAGACTTTATAGTAAATACATTGAGAAGTTTTCCATTTGTCATATTAATGGTAATAATTATGCCATTAACCAAGTTATTAGTTGGTAAATCTACTGGTACACTAGCTGCTATAGTACCACTTACAATTGCAGCAGCACCTTTGGTTTCAAGAATTATAGAATCTGCATTAAGAGAGGTTGACAAAGGAGTAATAGAAGCAGCAAAGTCTTTCGGGGCTTCAAATTTTCAAATAATATTTAAAGTCATGTTAAAAGAAGCAATACCATCAATTGTATCTGGAATAACATTAGCTTTAATAAGTATTGTAGGTTATTCTGCTATGGCAGGAACACTTGGGGCAGGTGGACTTGGAGATGTAGCAATAAGATATGGATATCAAAGATTTGAAACAGATTTTATGATAGTAACTTGTATAATATTAATCGTATTTGTACAATTTCTACAATTTTTAGGGAATTGTTTTTATGGAAAATTATCAAAGTAAATTTTAGATTAGTTATAAAATAAGCAATAATTTAAGGGGGAAAAATATATGAAAAAGAAATCTATATTATCAACAATATTAGCGGGAGTACTTATATTTAGTTTAGCAGGATGCGGAAGTATAAATAATGGGGTAGAGAGTTACAATAAAGATGATAAAACAATAAAAATAGGTGTTACCCCTATACCACATAAAGAAATAGCAGAAATAGCAAAGTCTATACTTGAAAAAGAAGGATATAAGCTTGAAATAATTGAGTTTACTGATTATGTTCAGCCTAATATAGCATTAGCAGAAGGGGATTTAGATGCTAATTATTTTCAGCATATTCCGTATTTAAATGAACAAAATGAATCAAAAGGATTAAATTTAGTTTATACAGCAGCAATTCATTTAGAACCAATGGGGTTATATTCAAATAAGATAAAGAGTTTAGATGAATTAGCTGATGGAGCTACAATAGCAATACCTAATGATCCATCAAATGAAGCAAGAGCATTAAAATTATTAGCTTCAAAAGGAATTATAAAAGTATCAGATGGTGAATTAATTACACCAAAGGATATAACAGAAAATAATAAAAATTTAAAATTTAATGAATTAGAAGCAGCAAGTATACCAAGGGTACTGGATGATTCTGAAGCAGCTGTAATAAATGGAAACTATGCAATACCAGCAGGATTTGATCCATTATCAGATCCAATAATAAATGAAGATAAGAATTCTGAAGCAGCGAAACCTTATGCAAATATAACTGTTGTTAAAAAAGGTGATGAAGAAAAAGAAAAAATTAAAGCATTAACGACAGCCTTCACTTCACCAGAAGTAAAGGAATTTATAGAAAAAGAATATAATGGTGCAGTTATACCGGTATTTTAATTATTAGGATATGTTTTAAAAAAGATGGAAAGTTAATGTATTTAATATTTTATTTACATTAACTTTTTTATTTTATAAATAGTATTTAATATAATAAGATTAATAAGTATATTAAGTGAAAAATATAATTTATATAAATTATTAGTATTATACAGATAAATAAGATATTATTTAATTTATTACCTAAATATAGTATAATTTTAGTAATGGATGAAAATAAAATTGTATATGTAAGTTTAAAAGAATATTCTTAAAAGGAGAATATATTATGAAGATATCTAATATTAAAGTAAAATTACTAGGTGAAGATTTACTTAGCATTATAAATGAATTTGTAAAAATTGATGGATTGTATATAAATAAAATTAATATATCTAATGGAATCATAATAGAAGGAAATTTTAAAAAGGGAATTAATGTAGAATTTTCTTTGAAAGTTGAAATACTTGAATTAATAGATGAAAAAATTATATGTAGATTATCTAATTTTAAGGTAATGAATTTAGGTCTTTTTAGAATGATAAGAAGTTTTATTTTAAAAAAGGTAATTAAGGATTTTAATGAAAAAGGTATAACGGCAGAAAAAGATAAAATATCAATAGATATAAGAAAAATATTATATGATATTCCATTCGTTGACTTTACGTTGAAAGAAGTGTTTGTAAAGGATAAAGAACTTTGGGTTGATTTAGAAGAAATTAATATTTCTTTAAATGGAAACTTAATTAAAGAAAAAGTTATAGAAAAAGTTGAAGAAAATGATATAGAAAGCTGCAATGAACTAATTATTGTTAATAAGGTAAGAGATAATTATTCATTAGGAAGAGAATTATTATCAAATAAGTTACCTGAAAAAACTAAAAAGTTTAAAGAATATATATTCCTTTTACCAGATATAATATCTTTAATATATAGATTATTAAAAGATAGAAGAGTTCCAATAAAAACTAAATTAATATTATCATCGGCTATTGCATATATAACATTACCAATGGATATAATACCCAATAATATACCATTTATAGGAGCAATAGATGAAATTGGAGTAGCATTTTTTGCATTAAATAACATTATAAATGATGTTCCTATGAATGTGATTATAGAAAATTGGGAAGGTAAAAATGAAATAATTACAGTCTTAAAAAGTGGTTTGGAATATTTGATAAACTTTACAGGTGCTAAAAATGTTGAGAAATTATGTTTAGTAATAACTGAATTAACAACATTATAAGATTAAGAGTTTAATTAGTGGAAGGAATAGAACAGTGGGAAAAAAAGTTTATGCGATAAAAGAAGGTTTTGACTTTAAAAATAATAAAAAAATAGAAGATAAAATAGTTGATACTTGGGCGGAATGTTTAAGATATGTTAAAGGCGTAAAAAATGCTAAATATAAAAGTTTTACAGATATATCAGAAGCAAAACAATTTTTAAACAATAAAAATAATTTAATAAGCAAGTTAGATGGAAAGTACCCTGAGGATTGCTTACATATATATGTTGATGGCAGTTATAACATTGGTACATCACAATATTCTTATGGTGTAGTTGTAGTTAAAGATAATGTTGTTGAGTATATTGATAGTGGAATTGGAGAAAGTAATCCTACTAATAACATAAGACAAATAGCAGGCGAATTAAAAGGTGCTATAAAAGGGGTAGAATATGCTTTAAGTTGTGGAGAGAAAAAAGTAGTTATTTTTCATGATTATGCAGGTATTTGTTATCATGCAACAGGTGCATGGGAAAGAAAAGAAGCATCATCTAAAGAATATTATAAAAGAATGCAGGAATTAATGAATAGTGGTATAGAAGTTATATTTGTAAAAGTAGACAGCCACACAGGGGATTTCTTCAATGAACTTGCTGACGAAAAATGTAAAGAAGCTTTAGATATAAAGTCAGATAAGGTTGTTGAAAAGTGGATTAAAAATAATGTGGTAAAAGTTATAAACAAAGAGTTAAAGTTAAGCATAGAAGCATTAATATCAAACTATTTTGATAATGTAGTAATTATTAATGATAAGAATAGCATTGATAATTATAAAAGTGAAATTATTAATAGAAATGAAGTTAATGTTATAGAAGATAAGTTTGAGAATATGATTGATGAATATAAAATTGATAAAGTTAAAGGTAAAAAATTAATTTCTAAATTGTTAAGTAAACAAAAAGAGGAAATGATTTTATATTTGTTAGAAAATAAATGTAAATTTATAAAATAAGTCAATAATTTCTTAGAATAAATTTAAAAAAAATACACAACCTATTTATAGAATAATTAATATAATAAAAATATAAGAGGTGTTTATTATGGGTAAATTTACTAAAGGGATTGTCGCAGGAGCATTAATTAGTACAGCAGTAGGAATGGTAGTTATGCCAAACTTAGATCGAAGAACTCAAAGAAAAATGAAAAAAGCTGGAATGAAAATGAGAGATATGGCTGAAGATACATATGAAAATATGATGGGTTGTTGTATGAAATAAAAATATATTTATTAAAGGGGCTGTTACAAAACTAATTTGAAAGTTAGTTTTGTAACGGCTCATTTTTTTGCTTTTTTGTTCTCAGTAAGAAATTTTATAAGAAAATTTTAAAGTAGATGTTTATATTATTAAAAGTTATATAAAAAAATATATTAAATATAATGTAATTACATCAATATTGCATAAAAATGTAAAAGATACATAAAAAATAGAAAAATAATAATAATTTGGTGTAGTTTATTGTGATTTTATGGTATAATTATTAATATAATAATTCTTGGTATAGAAAAGAGTTGAAAAATGTGGAAATCCTGTCATTAGGTGAAAAAATAAAGACGCGACGAAAAGAACTAAATATGACATTAAAAGATTTAGCAAAGAATAGAATAACTCCTGGTCAAATAAGTTTGATTGAATCAGGAAGATCAAATCCATCAATGGACTTGCTTGAATATTTAGCAGCAACAT encodes:
- a CDS encoding methionine ABC transporter ATP-binding protein; this encodes MIEVRNLEKKFGEIKVLSNISISIEEGEIYGIIGHSGAGKSTLLRCINGLESYNKGSLKIMGNNVSDLKGKDLRSFRKNLGMIFQNFNLMQRKNVFDNVAFPLETWGYNKNYIQTKVMELLKLVGLEEKTKDKPSKLSGGQKQRVAIARALALEPKILLCDEATSALDPKTTKDILSLLLKINQELGITIVIVTHQMEVVKGICERVALLEGGNVKSQGKCEELFLKPKSSLKKFLGEEDENILLTTGVNIKMFFSNDSSENAVITKMARELNINFSIVSGKLEKFRDVILGGLVININECDKDKVIEYLENKKILLEVIK
- a CDS encoding methionine ABC transporter permease, yielding MQEIIIIALKQTLIMVLTSTIFSVILGFVPAILLTITSDDGLKPNKFMYSILDFIVNTLRSFPFVILMVIIMPLTKLLVGKSTGTLAAIVPLTIAAAPLVSRIIESALREVDKGVIEAAKSFGASNFQIIFKVMLKEAIPSIVSGITLALISIVGYSAMAGTLGAGGLGDVAIRYGYQRFETDFMIVTCIILIVFVQFLQFLGNCFYGKLSK
- a CDS encoding YkvA family protein, translated to MKISNIKVKLLGEDLLSIINEFVKIDGLYINKINISNGIIIEGNFKKGINVEFSLKVEILELIDEKIICRLSNFKVMNLGLFRMIRSFILKKVIKDFNEKGITAEKDKISIDIRKILYDIPFVDFTLKEVFVKDKELWVDLEEINISLNGNLIKEKVIEKVEENDIESCNELIIVNKVRDNYSLGRELLSNKLPEKTKKFKEYIFLLPDIISLIYRLLKDRRVPIKTKLILSSAIAYITLPMDIIPNNIPFIGAIDEIGVAFFALNNIINDVPMNVIIENWEGKNEIITVLKSGLEYLINFTGAKNVEKLCLVITELTTL
- a CDS encoding MetQ/NlpA family ABC transporter substrate-binding protein, with protein sequence MKKKSILSTILAGVLIFSLAGCGSINNGVESYNKDDKTIKIGVTPIPHKEIAEIAKSILEKEGYKLEIIEFTDYVQPNIALAEGDLDANYFQHIPYLNEQNESKGLNLVYTAAIHLEPMGLYSNKIKSLDELADGATIAIPNDPSNEARALKLLASKGIIKVSDGELITPKDITENNKNLKFNELEAASIPRVLDDSEAAVINGNYAIPAGFDPLSDPIINEDKNSEAAKPYANITVVKKGDEEKEKIKALTTAFTSPEVKEFIEKEYNGAVIPVF
- a CDS encoding ribonuclease H family protein, with product MGKKVYAIKEGFDFKNNKKIEDKIVDTWAECLRYVKGVKNAKYKSFTDISEAKQFLNNKNNLISKLDGKYPEDCLHIYVDGSYNIGTSQYSYGVVVVKDNVVEYIDSGIGESNPTNNIRQIAGELKGAIKGVEYALSCGEKKVVIFHDYAGICYHATGAWERKEASSKEYYKRMQELMNSGIEVIFVKVDSHTGDFFNELADEKCKEALDIKSDKVVEKWIKNNVVKVINKELKLSIEALISNYFDNVVIINDKNSIDNYKSEIINRNEVNVIEDKFENMIDEYKIDKVKGKKLISKLLSKQKEEMILYLLENKCKFIK
- a CDS encoding YtxH domain-containing protein; translated protein: MGKFTKGIVAGALISTAVGMVVMPNLDRRTQRKMKKAGMKMRDMAEDTYENMMGCCMK
- a CDS encoding histidine kinase translates to MIIMLGSAIELFLEALVILNVINSCVKKDCKKSKKELTIAIVLLLILSIIINNLYINDNMDIVCNGILYIIIIGILYKKDFKTAQIICNSIYTLIVILSIIIIGIFYPYIELLNLEKVYLLKTMYFIVFMLNYLCMYILFKYKKYIIRFYRCMVKDKIFISLTIGINLFVYYRIIVQNKIMDFDNPLLKNIMIINLFIFFIITSIYFSSIKKESEQINKLNMELEKKNNDLRKIKHDQGAEISYLYGLYLMSKEEKLGEALENIIDNNNKVKSSIEINGNENRFISKILKPIIEEETCIIIEDNANRTLLEISESELYIVLSNIINCIDGNRGFIRIQTYNILDKLIINIECNVKELYKKRKFRLLNNDIKIDTKKLDLAEELLENHKGTLYVSNMFYSSEFEITLPLV